One bacterium DNA segment encodes these proteins:
- the ilvD gene encoding dihydroxy-acid dehydratase: MTRKLNAFSARITEDRDQPASQAMLYALGLKEEDLHKPFIGIASTGYDGNPCNMHLNELAKIAKQSCKDAGLVGLVFHAIGVSDGISMGTDGMNYSLQSREIIADSIETVMNAHWYDANISVVGCDKNMPGSVIAMGRINRPSIMIYGGTIQPGHYKDKTLDIVSAFEALGQFVGGKIDEKEFKGVLQNACPGAGACGGMYTANTMASAIETLGMSLPYSSSHPAVHKGKLEECKNVGAAIRNLLERDIKPRDIMTRKAFENAMTIVMALGGSTNAVLHLIAMAKAVGVKLVIDDFQRISDKVPFLADLKPSGKYVMEDLCNVGGVPAVQKLLLKAGLLHGDCLTITGKTLAENLESLPGLSSGQKVIAPLSDPIKKSGHIQILYGNLARGGAVAKITGKEGLSFTGKAKVFDSEEDAIAALEAKKIRKGEVIVIRYEGPKGGPGMSEMLKVTAVVMGLGLGKDVALITDGRFSGGTHGFVVGHVTPEAQEGGVIAILQDGDEITIDAEKRVLTVNAPEAVISERLKTWKAPPFKAAKGTLRKFIKNVSSASEGCTTDD, translated from the coding sequence CCCCTGCAACATGCACCTAAACGAACTCGCGAAGATCGCGAAGCAGAGTTGTAAAGACGCGGGATTGGTCGGTCTCGTCTTTCATGCGATCGGCGTCTCCGACGGCATCTCGATGGGCACCGACGGGATGAACTATTCGTTGCAGAGCCGCGAGATCATCGCGGATTCCATCGAGACCGTCATGAACGCCCATTGGTACGACGCGAATATCTCCGTCGTCGGCTGCGACAAGAACATGCCGGGGTCGGTCATCGCCATGGGGCGCATCAACCGCCCCAGCATCATGATTTACGGCGGAACGATCCAGCCCGGCCATTACAAGGACAAGACCCTCGACATCGTCAGCGCCTTCGAGGCGCTCGGCCAGTTCGTGGGAGGCAAGATCGACGAGAAAGAGTTCAAGGGCGTCCTGCAGAACGCCTGCCCGGGGGCGGGCGCCTGCGGGGGGATGTACACGGCGAACACGATGGCCTCGGCGATCGAGACGCTCGGAATGTCGCTGCCCTACAGCTCCTCTCACCCGGCCGTTCACAAGGGCAAGCTCGAGGAATGCAAAAACGTGGGCGCGGCGATCCGAAATCTCTTGGAAAGGGACATCAAGCCGCGGGACATCATGACGCGGAAGGCCTTCGAGAACGCGATGACGATCGTCATGGCCCTCGGCGGATCCACCAACGCGGTCTTGCATTTGATCGCCATGGCCAAGGCCGTGGGGGTCAAGCTCGTCATCGACGACTTCCAAAGGATCAGCGACAAGGTGCCCTTCCTTGCCGACCTCAAGCCGTCCGGAAAGTACGTGATGGAGGACCTCTGCAACGTCGGCGGGGTGCCGGCGGTTCAGAAGCTGCTGCTCAAGGCGGGACTTCTGCACGGCGATTGTCTCACCATCACCGGCAAGACCTTGGCCGAGAATTTGGAATCGTTGCCGGGGCTCTCCTCGGGCCAAAAGGTGATCGCCCCGCTCTCGGACCCCATCAAAAAGTCCGGCCACATCCAGATCCTCTACGGCAACCTCGCCAGGGGCGGGGCCGTCGCGAAGATCACGGGCAAGGAAGGTCTTTCGTTCACCGGAAAGGCCAAGGTCTTCGACAGCGAGGAGGACGCGATCGCCGCGTTGGAAGCCAAGAAAATTCGGAAGGGCGAGGTCATCGTCATCCGCTACGAAGGCCCCAAGGGCGGGCCGGGGATGAGCGAGATGCTGAAGGTGACCGCCGTCGTTATGGGACTGGGTCTCGGCAAGGACGTGGCCCTCATCACCGACGGGCGGTTTTCGGGCGGGACGCACGGTTTCGTCGTCGGCCACGTCACGCCGGAGGCCCAGGAGGGCGGCGTCATCGCAATTTTGCAGGATGGGGACGAGATCACCATCGACGCCGAAAAGCGTGTTCTCACTGTGAACGCCCCGGAGGCCGTGATTTCCGAGCGTTTGAAGACCTGGAAGGCGCCGCCGTTCAAGGCGGCGAAAGGGACCTTGAGAAAATTCATCAAAAACGTATCTTCGGCGTCTGAAGGCTGTACGACGGACGACTAG
- a CDS encoding DUF3829 domain-containing protein, whose amino-acid sequence MKESILTVSIIISVVASGCGKLNELDRKAAEMVQGAVKKTIEEKIGEKIPDLKSGTPPSQPGVATPEAPAVLKASEDPDRDMRDELNGYVECINRSQPRAEDSYNRYLSWVSKAAGPNCNERYITYGLYSLYDDSIEKCNQAAKRGAEGAPSLPDLEKASADLAKCNAELIPLVKKASDYYDQQDFKDDACAKGKEMHPQLISTFERCFASAKVLGDGVDKLKAEADRREIARLEQQGQSFRLHTLKLMLGARELLKTLNTSGQGPIVAKDVYSPKCLEVEKNFQTLDDYAAAHKEELDKAFWGSAFLSSAKEFNTAAKFLRRALDEGKDPRSEAQSFVDQYNRMIGDANNVRF is encoded by the coding sequence GTGAAAGAATCGATCTTAACCGTTTCAATCATCATCTCCGTCGTCGCCTCCGGTTGTGGAAAATTGAACGAACTCGACCGGAAGGCCGCCGAGATGGTGCAGGGGGCCGTCAAGAAAACGATCGAGGAAAAGATCGGTGAGAAGATTCCGGATCTGAAGTCCGGGACGCCGCCCTCCCAGCCGGGAGTGGCAACCCCCGAGGCCCCCGCCGTTCTCAAGGCCTCCGAGGATCCGGATCGCGATATGAGGGATGAGCTCAACGGATACGTCGAGTGCATCAACCGCTCCCAGCCGCGCGCGGAAGACAGCTACAACCGGTATCTCTCCTGGGTGAGCAAGGCCGCGGGACCGAACTGCAACGAGCGTTACATCACCTACGGCCTCTATTCGCTCTACGATGACTCGATCGAGAAGTGTAACCAGGCCGCCAAGCGCGGGGCGGAAGGCGCTCCCAGCCTCCCCGATCTGGAAAAGGCCTCGGCGGACCTCGCCAAGTGCAATGCGGAGCTGATTCCTCTCGTGAAGAAGGCGTCCGATTACTACGACCAGCAGGACTTTAAGGACGATGCCTGCGCCAAGGGCAAGGAGATGCATCCGCAGTTGATCTCAACGTTCGAGCGATGCTTTGCGTCGGCCAAGGTCCTGGGCGATGGAGTGGATAAACTCAAGGCCGAGGCCGACCGCCGCGAGATCGCCAGGTTGGAGCAGCAGGGACAGAGCTTCCGTCTCCACACGCTGAAATTGATGCTGGGAGCGCGGGAACTCCTCAAGACGCTCAACACGTCCGGCCAGGGACCGATCGTCGCCAAGGACGTCTATTCGCCGAAATGCCTCGAGGTGGAAAAGAACTTCCAGACCCTCGACGACTACGCCGCGGCCCACAAGGAGGAGTTGGACAAGGCCTTTTGGGGCAGCGCGTTCTTAAGCTCCGCCAAGGAGTTCAACACGGCCGCCAAGTTCCTGCGGCGTGCTTTGGATGAAGGCAAGGACCCGCGGAGCGAGGCCCAATCGTTCGTGGATCAGTACAACCGGATGATCGGCGACGCGAACAACGTGCGGTTCTAG